One genomic region from Jiangella sp. DSM 45060 encodes:
- a CDS encoding polysaccharide lyase 8 family protein, whose protein sequence is MTGDVRPSRSLNRRTLLRAAGGAMTALGWTGAGGLLAPVAARAGAADPLALIRERRRHLLVGDGSSGDPDLARIVAGVDAEAARLWAAMERDPARLFLWPDVASRTDPSHHRVSYDRLRTMASAYATPGSVLADDPALAGDLIAALDWLYDHRYNPELPAVGNWWEWEIGAPLRLNDISVLLRDSLGPERLGRYMDAVGHFAPNVSGSGANLVWRCSVATLQAANSGDPARLATVRDRIGEVFPYVADGDGFYRDGSFIQHQDFAYTGGYGTSLLLYLSDLLALLAGTPWESTHPDRDNVFAWVFDAFDPFLHRGAMMDMVRGREMSRYYQTDRITGHVVLGAVLSIAQFAPAPEAAAMRAMVKGHLRADTHRDFFDYDPEATERTRVGTAALAKAVLAGAAPGRGDLVAHRQFPAMDRVVHLREGFGIGISMSSRRTRTYEAINNENSRAWYSADGMTYLYNDDLGHYTDQFWSTVDWYRLPGTTVDDRSRERATTYRPPTSWAGGAVLDDRYGAVGMDLKADGASLVAHKSWFCLDDQVLCLGAGITSTDGRPVETIVENRKYAEGAAPAVTIDGRAVTLPDGEDVVLAGARWLHLDGAGGYVFPAPATIRVRRDTRTGRWTDINRQVRQDPTPHTRTYVSAAIDHGTDPDAATYAYALLPGASAADLRRYAGSTVDVVANTAAVQAVRVRRDGLVLATFWAASGGEAAGVAVDSMAAVVTRRSGDRLDVAVSDPTQENTGAILVELDHPAGRLVESDDRITVLQLAPTVRFEVAVDGAAGRSLVARFAV, encoded by the coding sequence ATGACCGGTGACGTCCGCCCGTCCCGTTCGCTGAACCGGCGCACCCTGCTGCGTGCGGCCGGCGGCGCCATGACCGCCCTGGGCTGGACCGGGGCCGGCGGGCTCCTGGCGCCGGTCGCGGCACGCGCCGGCGCCGCCGACCCGCTGGCGCTGATCCGGGAACGGCGACGACACCTGCTGGTGGGCGACGGCTCCTCCGGCGATCCCGACCTGGCGCGCATCGTGGCCGGCGTCGACGCCGAGGCGGCCCGGCTCTGGGCGGCGATGGAGCGGGACCCGGCGCGGCTCTTCCTCTGGCCGGACGTGGCCAGTCGTACGGATCCGAGCCATCACCGTGTGTCCTACGACAGGCTGCGCACCATGGCATCGGCCTACGCGACGCCAGGTTCTGTGCTCGCGGACGACCCGGCCCTGGCCGGCGACCTGATCGCCGCGCTGGACTGGCTGTACGACCACCGTTACAACCCGGAGCTGCCGGCCGTGGGCAACTGGTGGGAGTGGGAGATCGGCGCCCCGCTGCGGCTGAACGACATCAGCGTGTTGCTGCGCGACTCACTGGGGCCGGAACGGCTCGGCCGCTACATGGACGCCGTCGGGCATTTCGCCCCGAACGTCAGCGGCAGCGGCGCCAACCTGGTGTGGCGCTGCTCGGTCGCCACCCTGCAGGCCGCGAACAGTGGCGACCCGGCACGGCTGGCGACGGTGCGCGACCGGATCGGCGAGGTGTTCCCGTATGTCGCCGACGGCGACGGCTTCTACCGCGACGGCTCGTTCATCCAGCACCAGGACTTCGCGTACACCGGCGGCTACGGCACGTCGCTGCTGCTCTACCTCAGCGACTTGCTCGCGCTGCTGGCCGGTACCCCATGGGAGAGCACGCACCCGGATCGCGACAACGTCTTCGCCTGGGTGTTCGACGCGTTCGACCCTTTCCTCCACCGGGGCGCGATGATGGACATGGTCCGCGGCCGGGAGATGTCGCGGTACTACCAGACCGACCGCATCACCGGACATGTCGTCCTGGGCGCTGTGCTCTCGATCGCCCAGTTCGCACCCGCGCCCGAAGCCGCCGCTATGCGGGCCATGGTCAAGGGCCACCTGCGAGCCGACACCCATCGAGACTTCTTCGACTATGACCCTGAGGCGACCGAACGCACGCGGGTCGGCACGGCCGCCCTGGCGAAGGCCGTGCTCGCCGGCGCGGCTCCGGGCCGCGGTGACCTCGTCGCGCACCGTCAGTTCCCGGCCATGGACCGCGTCGTGCACCTGCGCGAGGGGTTCGGCATCGGCATCTCGATGTCGTCTCGCCGCACGCGCACCTACGAGGCCATCAACAACGAGAACTCCCGAGCCTGGTACTCCGCCGACGGCATGACCTACCTCTACAACGACGACCTCGGCCACTACACCGACCAGTTCTGGTCCACCGTCGACTGGTACCGGCTGCCCGGCACCACCGTCGACGACCGCTCGCGGGAACGCGCGACCACGTACCGTCCGCCCACGTCGTGGGCCGGAGGCGCGGTACTCGACGACCGCTACGGCGCGGTCGGGATGGACCTGAAGGCCGACGGCGCGAGCCTGGTGGCGCACAAGTCGTGGTTCTGCCTCGACGACCAGGTGCTCTGTCTGGGCGCCGGCATCACCAGCACCGACGGCCGCCCGGTCGAGACGATCGTGGAGAACCGCAAGTACGCCGAGGGCGCCGCACCGGCGGTCACGATCGACGGCCGCGCCGTCACGCTCCCTGACGGCGAGGACGTGGTCCTGGCCGGGGCCCGGTGGCTGCACCTCGACGGCGCCGGCGGCTACGTGTTCCCGGCGCCGGCCACCATCCGCGTCCGCCGCGACACCCGCACCGGCCGGTGGACGGACATCAACCGCCAGGTCAGGCAGGACCCGACACCCCACACCCGGACGTACGTCTCGGCCGCGATCGACCATGGGACCGACCCGGACGCGGCGACCTACGCCTATGCGCTCCTCCCGGGAGCGTCGGCTGCCGACCTGCGCCGGTACGCCGGCAGCACGGTGGACGTCGTCGCCAACACGGCTGCCGTGCAGGCCGTCCGGGTCCGCCGGGACGGCCTGGTGCTCGCCACCTTCTGGGCAGCGTCGGGCGGCGAGGCCGCCGGAGTCGCGGTCGACTCCATGGCCGCGGTGGTGACGCGGCGTTCTGGCGACCGGCTCGACGTCGCGGTGTCCGATCCGACCCAGGAGAACACCGGCGCGATCCTCGTGGAGCTCGATCACCCGGCCGGTCGGCTCGTGGAATCCGACGACCGGATCACGGTGCTCCAGCTCGCGCCCACGGTCCGGTTCGAGGTCGCTGTCGACGGCGCGGCGGGACGCAGCCTCGTCGCCCGCTTCGCCGTGTGA
- a CDS encoding ABC transporter substrate-binding protein yields the protein MKRYRRSLVATTTAASLLAVAGACSGSDNTAGDDDSPVDLTMTVWTADEEVIGTYETMAEEFREIDPRLGSLTVQSIPFDNYLGRLTTQLSGGDAPDLGWLVEANIPALAEAGALVDVGDALHDFEGYDFDDIVPGTLTGVEREDGLFGYPFASTTHPIIVNTDLFAAAGVDSPVELFERGEWTWENLARVSRELVQSGAAAYGFDIPQFQYSQYTQMTPFLKAFGAEAWPEGTQCGYDSPEAVEAVEFIRTMAFVDDSFPAPGETSSFPTGDTGMYLGPPSTLNNLTDAGFAFDLVPQPEGSAGFDPFFGQAAVVAFSSGDDIDVASDFLAYISTTESSRRLMKFFIPPRASLLTPELVSESNPMISPAAAQRSLIDTLDTAEQLSFPLAIPELESAIRPVMDGLWQPEADVAAVLAEVCDVAEPILESQ from the coding sequence ATGAAGAGATACCGCCGGTCCCTCGTCGCGACGACGACAGCAGCGTCGCTGCTGGCAGTCGCGGGCGCATGCAGCGGTTCCGACAACACCGCCGGCGACGACGACAGCCCGGTCGACCTCACCATGACCGTCTGGACGGCCGACGAGGAGGTCATCGGCACCTACGAGACGATGGCGGAGGAGTTCCGTGAGATCGACCCCCGCCTCGGCAGCCTGACCGTCCAGTCGATCCCGTTCGACAACTACCTGGGCCGGCTGACCACGCAGCTCAGCGGTGGCGACGCGCCCGACCTCGGCTGGCTGGTCGAGGCGAACATCCCGGCTCTGGCCGAAGCGGGCGCGCTCGTGGACGTCGGCGACGCGCTGCACGACTTCGAGGGCTACGACTTCGACGACATCGTGCCCGGCACCCTCACCGGGGTCGAGCGCGAGGACGGCCTGTTCGGCTATCCGTTCGCCAGCACAACGCATCCGATCATCGTCAACACCGACCTGTTCGCCGCCGCGGGCGTCGACAGCCCGGTCGAGCTGTTCGAGCGGGGGGAGTGGACGTGGGAGAACCTGGCCCGCGTCTCGCGCGAGCTCGTCCAGTCCGGTGCAGCGGCCTACGGCTTCGACATCCCGCAGTTCCAGTACAGCCAGTACACCCAGATGACGCCGTTCCTGAAGGCCTTCGGCGCCGAGGCGTGGCCGGAGGGCACCCAGTGCGGGTACGACAGTCCCGAGGCGGTCGAGGCCGTGGAGTTCATCCGGACCATGGCGTTCGTCGACGACTCCTTCCCGGCGCCGGGAGAGACGTCGAGCTTCCCGACCGGAGACACCGGCATGTACCTCGGCCCGCCCAGCACCCTCAACAACCTGACCGACGCCGGCTTCGCCTTCGACCTGGTCCCGCAGCCGGAGGGATCGGCAGGGTTCGACCCGTTCTTCGGTCAGGCCGCGGTGGTCGCGTTCAGTAGCGGCGACGACATCGATGTGGCGTCGGACTTCCTGGCGTACATCAGCACCACCGAGAGCTCTCGGCGGCTGATGAAGTTCTTCATCCCGCCGCGCGCGTCGCTGCTCACCCCCGAGCTCGTCAGCGAATCCAACCCGATGATCAGCCCGGCGGCGGCACAGCGGTCCCTGATCGACACTCTCGACACGGCCGAGCAGCTGTCCTTCCCGCTGGCCATCCCCGAACTCGAGAGCGCGATCCGTCCGGTCATGGATGGGCTGTGGCAGCCGGAGGCCGACGTCGCCGCCGTGCTCGCCGAGGTCTGCGACGTGGCCGAGCCCATTCTGGAGTCGCAGTGA
- a CDS encoding mannonate dehydratase codes for MKIAEYLRVDDPPHLWPLMRQCGVDHAVLRLPEAADGTMPSDLAAVRTAVERVEKAGFAVEAIEPIPPMEKVKQGLPGRDEEIEHVHHLLATMERLGVQILCYNFMAAFGWGRTRWAEPGRGEALVTGFDVDDLEALPAHDVALSEDRMWANYEYFVRAVVPVAERHGIRLAMHPDDPPVSPYRGVARIMRTPEAIERAMSLSDSPAHGLTFCQGTFSTMGADIPATIRRFADRIRFVHFRDVRGTPDRFVETFHDEGQTDMRAAMAAYAEIGFDGPLRPDHVPTLFGEPHDRPGYEVLGRLYAVGYLRGLWEAVAHPTDLEGDRDDR; via the coding sequence GTGAAGATCGCGGAGTACCTGCGCGTCGACGATCCGCCGCATCTGTGGCCGCTGATGCGCCAGTGCGGCGTCGACCACGCGGTCCTGCGGTTGCCCGAGGCCGCGGACGGCACGATGCCCTCCGATCTCGCGGCGGTGCGCACTGCCGTCGAGCGGGTGGAGAAGGCGGGGTTCGCCGTCGAGGCGATCGAGCCGATTCCGCCGATGGAGAAGGTCAAGCAGGGGTTGCCCGGGCGCGACGAGGAGATCGAGCACGTCCACCACCTGCTGGCCACGATGGAACGGCTCGGCGTGCAGATCCTCTGCTACAACTTCATGGCGGCCTTCGGCTGGGGCCGGACGCGGTGGGCCGAGCCCGGCCGGGGTGAGGCGCTGGTGACCGGATTCGACGTCGACGACCTCGAGGCGCTGCCCGCGCACGACGTCGCGCTGTCCGAGGACCGGATGTGGGCGAACTACGAGTACTTCGTCCGGGCGGTCGTCCCGGTGGCCGAGCGGCACGGCATCCGGCTGGCGATGCACCCGGACGACCCGCCGGTCTCGCCCTATCGAGGGGTTGCCCGCATCATGCGCACACCCGAGGCCATCGAGCGGGCGATGAGTCTCAGCGACAGCCCGGCGCACGGTCTGACGTTCTGCCAGGGCACGTTCTCGACGATGGGTGCCGACATCCCGGCCACCATTCGGCGCTTCGCGGACCGGATCCGGTTCGTCCACTTCCGGGACGTCCGAGGGACGCCCGACCGGTTCGTCGAGACCTTCCACGACGAGGGGCAGACCGACATGCGCGCCGCGATGGCCGCGTACGCCGAGATCGGCTTCGACGGCCCGCTGCGCCCTGACCACGTGCCGACGCTGTTCGGCGAACCCCACGACCGGCCCGGCTACGAGGTGCTGGGCCGCCTCTACGCCGTCGGCTACCTACGCGGCTTGTGGGAGGCCGTGGCCCACCCGACGGACCTGGAAGGGGATCGAGATGACCGGTGA
- a CDS encoding carbohydrate ABC transporter permease: protein MVVTGLKPLGEVFANPPVLWPASPQWSNYLTPFRDGEFARQFLNSTYIATLSTLGVLVVASLAGYAFARIRFRGNTVLFIMLLSALLIPVEVTIIPLFRLMGWFGWIDTHWPLILLPVFGGFSVLGTFLMRQFFLALPAELEQAGRVDGLGRWGLFWYVALPLARPPLAALAILAFLNSWNEFLEPLVFLRSRELWTIPLALNSFADPNTGIPIWNVQMAATSLSVLPVLIVFVFAQRHFVQGIAGTGIK, encoded by the coding sequence ATGGTGGTCACCGGACTGAAACCGCTCGGCGAGGTGTTCGCGAACCCACCCGTCCTGTGGCCGGCCTCGCCGCAGTGGTCGAATTACCTGACACCGTTCCGCGACGGCGAGTTCGCCCGTCAGTTCCTCAACTCGACCTACATCGCGACACTCTCGACGCTCGGCGTGCTGGTGGTGGCCTCGTTGGCCGGCTACGCGTTCGCCCGGATCCGGTTCCGTGGCAACACGGTGTTGTTCATCATGCTGCTCAGCGCGCTGCTGATCCCCGTCGAGGTGACCATCATCCCGCTGTTCCGGCTGATGGGATGGTTCGGCTGGATCGACACCCACTGGCCGCTCATCCTGCTGCCCGTCTTCGGCGGGTTCAGCGTCCTGGGCACGTTCCTCATGCGCCAGTTCTTCCTCGCCCTGCCCGCGGAGCTGGAGCAGGCGGGGCGCGTGGACGGCCTCGGCCGCTGGGGTCTGTTCTGGTACGTCGCGCTGCCGCTGGCCCGCCCGCCGCTGGCGGCGCTCGCGATCCTGGCTTTCCTGAACAGCTGGAACGAATTCCTCGAACCGCTCGTCTTCCTGCGCTCGCGGGAGCTGTGGACGATCCCGCTCGCGCTGAACTCGTTCGCCGATCCCAACACCGGAATCCCGATCTGGAACGTCCAGATGGCCGCTACCAGTCTGAGCGTGCTGCCGGTCCTGATCGTGTTCGTCTTCGCCCAGCGGCATTTCGTCCAGGGCATCGCCGGTACCGGCATCAAGTGA
- a CDS encoding 5-dehydro-4-deoxyglucarate dehydratase yields MTRHHRTDELVRALSGVNSFPVTPFDARGGLDLDRLAEHVDHQVRHGATSVFPACGTGEFAALSPGECRDVVEQTVRTVAGRLPVIAGVGINLSVAREQLASFEQAGVDGVLLLPPYLAPGDPEALADYYRGVITATDLPVLLYVRPEAPLDADALLRLCEHANVLGVKDGSGDAERLSRLAGALGEERVVVNGMPTAELSAAAFRGLGVGGYSSAVYNFVPDIAMAFRQAATDLDGARQEQILEAFYRPFGALRDRRRGYAVSLVKAGVSALLGSVGAPRAPLPAADDRTTRALIDLVEKARAEIGSDSER; encoded by the coding sequence GTGACGAGACACCATCGAACCGACGAGCTGGTCCGGGCGCTGTCCGGGGTGAACTCCTTCCCGGTCACGCCGTTCGACGCCCGCGGCGGGCTGGACCTCGACCGGCTCGCCGAGCACGTCGACCATCAGGTGCGGCACGGCGCGACGTCGGTCTTCCCGGCGTGTGGCACCGGCGAGTTCGCGGCGCTGTCGCCGGGTGAGTGCCGCGACGTCGTCGAGCAGACGGTGCGCACGGTGGCCGGCCGGCTCCCGGTGATCGCCGGCGTGGGCATCAACCTGTCCGTGGCGCGGGAGCAGCTGGCCTCCTTCGAGCAGGCCGGGGTGGACGGCGTCCTCCTGCTGCCCCCGTACCTGGCGCCCGGTGATCCCGAGGCGCTCGCGGACTACTACCGCGGCGTGATCACGGCCACCGATCTGCCGGTCCTGCTCTATGTGCGCCCCGAGGCTCCCCTCGACGCCGACGCGCTGCTGCGGTTGTGCGAGCACGCCAACGTGCTGGGGGTGAAGGACGGCAGCGGCGACGCCGAGCGGCTGTCCCGGCTGGCCGGCGCGCTGGGCGAGGAGCGCGTCGTCGTCAACGGCATGCCCACGGCCGAGCTCTCGGCGGCGGCGTTCCGCGGTCTGGGGGTCGGCGGGTACTCGTCGGCCGTCTACAACTTCGTCCCCGACATCGCGATGGCGTTCCGGCAGGCCGCCACCGATCTCGACGGCGCGCGGCAGGAGCAGATCCTCGAGGCGTTCTACCGCCCGTTCGGCGCGCTTCGCGATCGTCGTCGCGGCTACGCGGTCAGCCTGGTCAAGGCGGGGGTCTCGGCCCTGCTCGGGAGCGTCGGCGCCCCTCGGGCGCCGTTGCCGGCGGCGGACGACCGGACCACCCGCGCCCTGATCGACCTGGTCGAGAAGGCGCGCGCCGAGATCGGCAGCGACTCCGAGCGATAG